In one window of Henckelia pumila isolate YLH828 chromosome 1, ASM3356847v2, whole genome shotgun sequence DNA:
- the LOC140890743 gene encoding uncharacterized protein isoform X3: MRDYYYLQHLKRELVWKQVNGLCKGVLGILLGIQKWHSNPGVVAELWPSFEAIVISELTKDAELMIDLEPRVGLLGLPVVRMDETLEEVMMRQLVCLETIVIDRISKDLAYGIPASADRSDGSCPSFQDFYSCGS; the protein is encoded by the exons ATGCGAGACTATTATTATTTGCAGCACCTGAAACGGGAGTTAGTATGGAAACAAGTTAATGGGTTGTGCAAG ggagttctaggcatcctattgggaatccagaagtggcatagcaatccaggcgtcgtagcggagctgtggcctagttttgaggcaattgtcatcagcgagCTGACGaaggatgcag agttgatgatagacttggaacctagagtgggactgctaggactgcctgtagtaag gatggatgagaccttggaagaggtgatgatgcgacAATTAGTTTGCCTAGAGACTATCGTCATCGacaggatttctaaagatttggcttatgggattccagcaagtgcggacaggagtgatggatcgtgtccgagttttcaagacttttactcatgtggatcctag
- the LOC140890743 gene encoding uncharacterized protein isoform X4 gives MRDYYYLQHLKRELVWKQVNGLCKGVLGILLGIQKWHSNPGVVAELWPSFEAIVISELTKDAELMIDLEPRVGLLGLPVVR, from the exons ATGCGAGACTATTATTATTTGCAGCACCTGAAACGGGAGTTAGTATGGAAACAAGTTAATGGGTTGTGCAAG ggagttctaggcatcctattgggaatccagaagtggcatagcaatccaggcgtcgtagcggagctgtggcctagttttgaggcaattgtcatcagcgagCTGACGaaggatgcag agttgatgatagacttggaacctagagtgggactgctaggactgcctgtagtaag gtag